The Tubulanus polymorphus chromosome 1, tnTubPoly1.2, whole genome shotgun sequence genome contains a region encoding:
- the LOC141912517 gene encoding uncharacterized protein LOC141912517, which translates to MKFLLGFLMLVGVQGWMFQTNDEQQAVKPVDDSCLAKADALNCDFWDCFEERHPCSGFIINRAKSNCLTVDRNRPRFDDRGKEFLVSSRRCLMQSFKGLYLADHLSCSNLSSYGYKRIGDCSLEATPSICDVYWPNKDHFTQGFDFNLTVLRHIAKMFMKCGRSAAARAIQHFTSKVGLS; encoded by the exons ATGAAGTTTTTGCTCGGTTTTCTTATGCTGGTCGGTGTGCAAGGATGGATGTTTCAGACGAATGATGAACAACAAGCCGTCAAAC CTGTTGATGATTCTTGTCTAGCGAAAGCTGACGCTCTAAACTGCGATTTTTGGGATTGTTTTGAAGAGCGACACCCATGCAGTGGATTTATCATCAATAGGGCCAAGTCGAATTGTCTTACAGTCGATCGAAACCGACCACGATTCGACGACAGG GGGAAGGAATTCTTGGTGTCAAGTCGTCGGTGTCTAATGCAGTCATTCAAAGGATTATATCTAGCAGATCATTTGAGCTGTAGTAATTTATCTAGTTACGGTTACAAACGAATCGGCGATTGCTCGTTAGAAGCGACTCCCAGTATCTGTGACGTGTACTGGCCAAATAAAGACCATTTCACACAAGGATTCGATTTTAATCTGAC TGTACTGAGACATATTGCTAAGATGTTTATGAAGTGTGGCCGATCCGCCGCAGCACGAGCGATTCAACATTTCACATCAAAAGTTGGTTTGTCGTaa